In one Nicotiana sylvestris chromosome 8, ASM39365v2, whole genome shotgun sequence genomic region, the following are encoded:
- the LOC138875552 gene encoding uncharacterized protein: MDPLKYIFQKPMPIGRLAKWQILLTEFDIDYVTRTAMKAQALENHLAENPVDDEYQPLSTYFPDEEVNSIEVIPEDTNAWKMFFDGAVNATGVGIGEILISPTGQHYPVTTQIYFFYTNNTAEYEACIMGMNMKIDLDVEELLILGDSDLIIRQAQGEWETRYVKLIPYRQHVEDLSKWFKSIEFKHIPQFHNELVDALATLASMMPYPGNVHIDSREIQIRERHGYCNAIEIKQDVQPWYHDIKRFLKIKEYPEQASGDQKRTIKRIASSFFLSEEVLYK, encoded by the coding sequence atggatcctctaaagtacatattccaaaaaccaatgcccataggaaggttagcaaaatggcaaatcctgctcactgagtttgacatagactatgtcactcgcacggcgaTGAAAGCTCAAGCCTTGGAAAATCATCTAGCGGAAAACCCAGTCGATGATGAATATCAACCTCTAAGCACCTATTTCCCAGACGAGGAAGTAAATTCAATTGAAGTAATTCCAGaggacaccaatgcttggaaaatgttctttgatggagctgtaaaTGCAACAGGTGTCGGGATTGGAGAAATTTTAATTTCGCCCACAGGTCAACACTATCCGGTCACAACCCAGATTTATTTCTTTTATACAAACAACAccgctgagtatgaagcttgtattatgggcATGAATATGAAAATTGATCTGGATGTGGAGGAATTATTAATTCTAGGAGATTCCGATTTGATCATTCGGCAagctcaaggtgaatgggaaactcgataCGTCAAACTCATCCCTTACAGGCAACATGTAGAAGATCTTAGCAAATGGTTCAAGTCCATCGAGTTCAAGCATATTCCTCAATTCCACAACGAGTTAGTTGATGCATTAGCTACATTGGCCTCAATGATGCCGTATCCGGGCAATGTCCATATTGACTCTAGGGAAATCCAAATTcgagaaaggcatggttattgtaatGCAATTGAAATAAAACAAGATGtccagccatggtatcatgatattaAAAGGTTTTTGAAAATAAAGGAATATCCCGAGCAGGCCagtggagatcaaaagagaactatcAAAAGGATTGCCAGCAGTTTCTTTTTGAGTGAAGAGGTCTTGTACAAATGA